In Rhizobium sp. ARZ01, a genomic segment contains:
- a CDS encoding alpha/beta hydrolase: protein MNLNLPSFSRFHHEGLELAFFDEGNPAGEPVLLIHGFASSASVNWVNPGWLKTLGEAGYRVIAIDNRGHGRSDKPHDPALYHPPSMAGDAAALLDHLGIAQAHVMGYSMGARITAFMALSHPHRVRSVVFGGLGIGMVDGVGDWDPIADALLAPSLDDVAHERGRMFRAFADQTKSDRRALAACIMTSRDLLSPADMARIDVPALVAVGTMDDIAGSAEALAALMPDARAIDIPGRDHMLSVGDRVFKKAVLEFYSEIDGR, encoded by the coding sequence ATGAATCTCAATCTCCCTTCCTTCTCCCGGTTTCATCATGAAGGGCTCGAACTGGCCTTTTTTGACGAGGGAAACCCTGCAGGCGAGCCCGTGCTGCTGATCCATGGATTTGCTTCGAGCGCCAGCGTGAACTGGGTCAACCCCGGTTGGCTGAAGACACTCGGAGAGGCGGGCTATCGCGTGATTGCCATAGACAATCGTGGCCATGGCAGAAGCGACAAGCCGCACGATCCCGCCCTCTATCATCCGCCCTCAATGGCAGGCGATGCTGCTGCCTTGCTCGATCATCTCGGTATCGCACAAGCCCATGTCATGGGTTACTCGATGGGGGCGCGCATCACCGCCTTCATGGCCCTATCGCATCCACATCGAGTCCGCTCGGTCGTCTTCGGCGGACTTGGCATCGGGATGGTGGACGGGGTAGGGGACTGGGACCCGATTGCCGACGCCCTGCTCGCGCCCTCGCTTGATGACGTGGCGCATGAGCGTGGGCGGATGTTCCGGGCGTTCGCCGACCAGACAAAATCGGATCGCCGGGCACTTGCCGCCTGCATCATGACCTCACGCGACCTGCTTTCGCCGGCCGACATGGCGCGGATCGATGTGCCGGCGCTCGTTGCGGTCGGAACGATGGACGACATCGCCGGCTCTGCGGAGGCGCTTGCCGCGCTGATGCCGGATGCGCGTGCTATCGACATTCCCGGCCGCGATCACATGCTGTCAGTGGGCGATCGCGTGTTCAAGAAGGCGGTGCTGGAGTTCTACTCCGAAATCGACGGCCGCTAG
- a CDS encoding zinc-finger domain-containing protein produces the protein MAGHTIPHFQNDGGHSVIEIGVKEFMCVGASVPFDHPHIFIDMGDENEKVCGYCSTLYRYNPSLKATQTNPVGCTFANQAA, from the coding sequence ATGGCCGGCCACACCATTCCCCACTTCCAGAACGATGGCGGACACTCCGTAATCGAGATCGGCGTCAAGGAATTCATGTGCGTCGGCGCTTCGGTGCCCTTCGACCATCCGCACATCTTCATCGACATGGGCGACGAGAACGAAAAGGTCTGCGGCTACTGCTCGACGCTCTACCGCTACAATCCCTCCCTCAAGGCGACCCAGACGAACCCGGTCGGCTGCACCTTCGCCAACCAGGCCGCCTGA
- a CDS encoding FAD-dependent monooxygenase: MTVRTVAIVGAGIAGLTAALCLARKGIASHILEQADRLEEVGAGLQISPNASGVLAKLGLLPTLESQWLEPERIVLASGRTLRPLTAVPVGTQARRRWSYPYGVLHRTTLQRVLIAAVQAEPLAHLHLGAKVDRYNPTAIATQTGEAVDLIVGADGVWSKLRTAVPAAPPACFSGSVAWRFMVPFDRAPPLFDPRSVVAWIGPSAHLVAYPLAEAQSFNIVAIHQGTAGRQIWSGQSGDDGIRMDAFSGWDAGIRALLQAANDPLTWPLYECADGRWYNNSDLILIGDAAHASTPFAAQGAAMAIEDAAELAAAVSGNVDLPDALSSFEKRRRERLKRVRARADFNRFAYHARGPIAFARDVILAIRSPESVAADFDWLYGYQPKF; this comes from the coding sequence ATGACCGTGCGAACGGTTGCAATCGTCGGCGCTGGCATCGCCGGACTGACCGCGGCGCTGTGCCTCGCCCGCAAAGGAATTGCGAGCCACATTCTCGAACAGGCCGATCGCCTTGAAGAAGTCGGCGCCGGCTTGCAGATTTCGCCGAACGCCTCGGGCGTCCTGGCAAAGCTCGGGCTCCTGCCAACCCTCGAGTCGCAGTGGCTAGAACCGGAACGGATCGTTTTGGCGTCCGGCCGGACTCTCCGGCCGCTCACGGCCGTCCCTGTCGGCACCCAAGCCCGTCGACGCTGGAGCTATCCATATGGCGTTCTCCATCGCACCACGCTCCAACGCGTCCTGATCGCCGCTGTGCAGGCCGAGCCGCTCGCCCATCTTCACCTCGGCGCAAAAGTCGACCGGTACAATCCAACGGCAATCGCCACACAGACCGGGGAGGCTGTCGATCTCATTGTCGGCGCTGACGGGGTCTGGTCGAAACTGCGAACCGCCGTGCCTGCCGCTCCGCCAGCCTGCTTCAGCGGAAGCGTCGCCTGGCGCTTCATGGTGCCTTTCGACCGTGCACCCCCGCTCTTCGATCCACGCTCAGTCGTCGCCTGGATCGGGCCATCGGCACATCTCGTCGCCTACCCGCTCGCCGAAGCGCAATCGTTCAACATCGTCGCGATCCATCAGGGAACAGCCGGCCGGCAGATTTGGTCGGGGCAATCTGGCGATGACGGTATTCGCATGGATGCCTTCTCCGGTTGGGACGCAGGCATCAGGGCTCTTCTACAAGCGGCGAATGATCCCCTCACCTGGCCTCTCTACGAGTGTGCAGACGGGCGCTGGTACAACAACAGCGACCTGATCCTGATCGGCGACGCTGCACATGCGTCTACGCCGTTTGCGGCCCAAGGTGCTGCGATGGCCATCGAGGACGCCGCCGAACTGGCCGCTGCGGTCTCCGGCAATGTTGATCTTCCTGACGCTCTATCGTCCTTCGAGAAGCGACGGCGCGAGCGCTTGAAGCGTGTTCGCGCACGCGCCGACTTTAACCGCTTCGCCTATCACGCCCGGGGACCGATCGCTTTTGCGCGGGATGTCATTCTGGCAATCCGCAGCCCCGAGAGCGTGGCGGCGGATTTCGACTGGCTATACGGTTACCAGCCCAAGTTTTGA
- a CDS encoding cystathionine beta-lyase, with amino-acid sequence MKDKADVLAGAGDNTRLAHIGNDPMDFHGFVNPPVVHASTVLFPNAATMENRAQKYSYGTRGTPTTDALCDAINELEGSAGTILVPSGLAAVTVPFLAFLSAGDHALIVDSVYSPTRHFCDTMLKRLGVTVEYYDPSVGAGIAKLLKPNTKLVHTEAPGSNTFEMQDIRATADAAHKGGGAVVTMDNTWATPLYFKPLDNGVDISIHAATKYPAGHSDILMGTVSANAEHWPQLWEGNFALGICGSPDDTYQLLRGLRTMGVRLERHQESALRLAEWLEGRDEVSRVLHPALPSFPGHGLWKRDFKGASGIFSIVLDGGSPDRFKTKAHAFLDALRIFGLGYSWGGYESLAVHVNLSDRRICTAPKEGPVLRLQIGLEDVADIRADIDRGLSAARAV; translated from the coding sequence ATGAAAGACAAAGCTGACGTGCTCGCTGGTGCGGGCGACAATACTCGCCTTGCCCATATCGGCAATGATCCCATGGACTTCCACGGCTTCGTCAACCCTCCGGTGGTCCACGCCTCGACCGTCCTGTTTCCCAATGCAGCGACGATGGAGAATCGGGCGCAGAAGTACAGTTACGGTACGCGCGGCACGCCGACCACCGATGCCCTTTGCGACGCCATCAACGAACTGGAAGGATCTGCAGGAACCATTCTCGTCCCCTCGGGGCTGGCGGCGGTGACGGTGCCATTCCTGGCCTTCCTGTCGGCGGGCGACCATGCCCTGATCGTCGATTCGGTCTACAGCCCGACTCGCCATTTCTGCGACACGATGCTGAAGCGGCTCGGTGTAACAGTCGAATACTACGACCCGTCGGTCGGGGCGGGTATTGCCAAACTGCTGAAGCCCAACACGAAGCTCGTTCATACCGAGGCTCCGGGGTCGAACACCTTCGAGATGCAGGATATCCGTGCGACCGCGGACGCCGCCCACAAGGGGGGGGGCGCCGTCGTCACCATGGACAACACCTGGGCGACGCCGCTCTATTTCAAGCCGCTCGACAACGGTGTCGATATCTCGATTCATGCGGCGACGAAGTATCCGGCCGGGCATTCCGACATCCTGATGGGAACGGTATCCGCCAATGCCGAGCATTGGCCGCAATTGTGGGAAGGGAATTTCGCGCTTGGCATCTGTGGTTCGCCGGATGACACCTACCAGCTCCTGCGCGGCTTGCGCACCATGGGCGTTCGGTTGGAGCGTCACCAGGAAAGCGCGCTGCGCCTCGCCGAGTGGCTGGAGGGGCGCGATGAGGTCTCGCGCGTTCTACATCCGGCACTGCCGAGTTTTCCGGGGCATGGACTGTGGAAGCGCGACTTCAAGGGTGCGAGCGGCATCTTCTCCATCGTACTTGATGGGGGGAGTCCGGATCGGTTCAAGACGAAGGCCCACGCCTTTCTCGACGCGCTGCGCATCTTCGGTCTCGGGTATTCGTGGGGCGGTTACGAGAGCCTCGCCGTGCACGTCAACCTTAGTGACCGCCGTATTTGCACAGCGCCCAAGGAGGGGCCGGTTCTACGCCTCCAGATCGGGCTTGAGGACGTCGCGGATATCCGTGCCGACATCGATCGGGGGCTCTCAGCGGCGCGTGCCGTCTGA
- a CDS encoding amino acid ABC transporter substrate-binding protein gives MAKKIVAAVIGAAVMGIGAQAAQADTLSDVKAKGFVQCGVNGSNLAGFGAQDSAGNWAGLDVDLCKAVAAAIFGDATKVKYTPLSAKDRFPALQSGEIDMLARNTTWSTSRDSQLGFDFRAVTYYDGQGFMVKKELGVKSALELSGASVCVQSGTTTELNLADYFRSNNMDFKPVVFEAQDEADAAYNAGRCDAYTTDASGLYSIRLKMTNPDDHIVLPEIISKEPLGAAVRQNDSKWLDVVSWSQYALVAAEEFGITQANVEEMKKSANPDIKRFLGEEADSTLGTDLGLPKDWAVQIIKAVGNYGESFERNIGQGSPLKIERGLNALWNKGGLQYAPPIR, from the coding sequence ATGGCAAAAAAGATCGTGGCAGCCGTAATCGGTGCTGCCGTCATGGGGATTGGCGCCCAGGCCGCTCAGGCCGATACGCTTTCGGATGTAAAAGCTAAAGGCTTCGTGCAGTGCGGTGTCAACGGTTCGAACCTCGCCGGTTTCGGCGCACAGGATTCGGCCGGCAACTGGGCGGGATTGGACGTTGATCTCTGCAAGGCCGTTGCGGCCGCGATCTTCGGCGATGCCACCAAGGTGAAGTACACGCCGCTCTCCGCAAAGGATCGTTTCCCCGCCCTGCAATCGGGCGAGATCGACATGCTGGCCCGCAACACGACCTGGAGTACCAGCCGTGATTCGCAACTCGGCTTCGACTTCCGCGCCGTTACCTACTATGACGGCCAGGGCTTCATGGTGAAGAAGGAACTCGGCGTCAAATCCGCGCTCGAACTGAGCGGCGCCTCCGTCTGCGTGCAGTCTGGCACGACGACTGAATTGAACCTCGCTGACTACTTCCGCTCGAACAACATGGACTTCAAGCCGGTCGTGTTCGAGGCACAGGACGAGGCCGACGCCGCCTACAATGCGGGCCGTTGCGATGCATACACGACCGATGCCTCCGGTCTCTATTCCATCCGCCTGAAAATGACCAATCCGGACGACCATATCGTGCTGCCGGAAATCATCTCGAAGGAACCACTCGGCGCAGCGGTCCGCCAGAACGACTCCAAGTGGCTCGATGTCGTCAGCTGGTCGCAGTACGCGCTGGTTGCAGCCGAAGAGTTCGGCATCACGCAGGCCAATGTGGAGGAGATGAAGAAATCGGCAAATCCCGACATCAAGCGCTTCCTCGGCGAAGAGGCCGATTCTACCCTCGGCACGGACCTCGGCCTGCCGAAGGATTGGGCCGTCCAGATCATCAAGGCCGTAGGTAACTACGGCGAGTCGTTCGAGCGCAACATCGGCCAGGGCTCACCTCTGAAGATCGAGCGCGGCCTGAACGCTCTGTGGAACAAGGGCGGCCTGCAATACGCTCCGCCGATCCGCTGA
- a CDS encoding amino acid ABC transporter permease: MALADARTGSGDPPKVSLLYNPALRSYVYQAATLALIIWVIWYAWDNATQNLARANMTSGFGFLNSRAGFDLAQSLISYTSDSTYFRALQVGLLNTLVVAACGIVTATIVGLLIGIGRLSHNWLIARLCTVYVEVFRNIPPLLVIFFWYLGVLALLPSIRSIFQHVKDNPGASFFISNRGVYMPAPIFGEGFAFVVAAFVIGVIAAILFTLWANSRQRATGNRPPVLTVNLALIILLPFAVYLLLGMPLSFDYPVPGSFNMKGGMVIGPEFLALYLALSLYTASFIAEIVRAGIRGVPHGQTEASYALGLRPGPTTRLVVLPQALRIIIPPLTSQYLNLIKNSSLAVAVGYADLVAVGGTILNQTGRSVEIIAIWMAIYLSISLLTSLFMNWFNAKMALVER, translated from the coding sequence ATGGCACTTGCGGACGCCCGAACAGGGTCCGGCGACCCTCCGAAGGTATCGCTTCTCTACAATCCGGCTCTCCGAAGCTATGTCTACCAGGCGGCAACGCTCGCCTTGATCATCTGGGTCATTTGGTACGCCTGGGACAACGCGACGCAGAATCTGGCCCGGGCGAACATGACGTCAGGATTCGGCTTTCTCAATAGCCGCGCCGGCTTTGACCTTGCACAGAGCCTGATTTCCTATACGAGCGATTCGACTTATTTCCGGGCGCTCCAGGTCGGGCTTTTGAACACGCTCGTTGTGGCCGCCTGCGGCATCGTGACAGCCACTATCGTCGGACTCCTGATCGGCATCGGCCGTCTGTCGCACAACTGGCTCATTGCACGGCTGTGTACGGTCTATGTCGAAGTCTTCCGCAACATTCCGCCCCTTCTCGTCATCTTCTTCTGGTATCTGGGCGTTTTGGCGCTGTTGCCCTCGATCCGCAGCATCTTTCAGCACGTGAAAGACAATCCGGGCGCGAGCTTTTTCATTTCGAACCGCGGCGTCTATATGCCCGCACCGATCTTTGGCGAAGGTTTCGCCTTCGTCGTTGCCGCCTTCGTCATTGGCGTCATCGCGGCAATCTTGTTCACGTTATGGGCAAATTCGCGCCAGCGTGCGACCGGCAATCGCCCCCCCGTGCTGACAGTGAATCTCGCACTAATTATCCTGCTGCCCTTCGCTGTCTACCTTCTGTTGGGGATGCCGCTTTCGTTCGACTACCCGGTTCCAGGCTCCTTCAACATGAAGGGTGGCATGGTGATCGGCCCCGAGTTCCTAGCACTCTACCTGGCGCTTTCGCTCTACACGGCCTCCTTCATTGCAGAGATCGTACGCGCCGGCATCAGGGGCGTTCCACACGGACAGACGGAAGCCTCCTACGCGTTGGGGCTCCGACCGGGGCCGACAACGCGTCTCGTGGTTCTGCCTCAGGCCCTCAGGATCATCATCCCGCCACTCACCTCGCAATATCTCAACCTCATCAAGAACTCGTCGCTGGCCGTTGCCGTCGGCTACGCGGATCTGGTTGCCGTCGGCGGCACGATCCTCAACCAGACCGGCCGTTCTGTCGAGATCATCGCGATCTGGATGGCGATCTATCTCTCGATCAGCCTGCTGACGTCGCTGTTCATGAACTGGTTCAATGCCAAGATGGCACTGGTGGAGCGCTGA
- a CDS encoding amino acid ABC transporter permease: protein MDQNISYVRDHFIAAEQPPVSDTTAIGWIRKNLFSSWSDTAMTIIAVLALVYFLPGAIDWLFISAVWTGVDRTACLTADQGGALPSGWSGACWAYVGDRFVQFMFGSYPRDQLWRPLLVAGLFVALLIPLLMPRAPRKGLNALLLLVALPILAYVLLLGGRFGLSHVETSLWGGLMVTLILSFVGIIISLPAGVLLALGRRSRMPIVRTACISFIELIRGVPLITVLFMASVLLPLFLEPGNNIDKFLRALIGVSIFASAYMAEVIRGGLQAIPKGQYEAADALGLNYFHKMTFIVLPQAIKLVIPGIVNTFIGMFKDTSLVTIISMYDLLGIVKASFGDSGWITPVTPLTGLIFAGFVFWLFCFGMSRYSAFVERRLDTSHKR from the coding sequence ATGGACCAGAACATTTCCTACGTCCGCGATCACTTCATTGCCGCTGAACAACCTCCGGTATCAGACACCACTGCGATCGGCTGGATCCGCAAGAACCTGTTTTCGTCCTGGTCGGACACTGCCATGACGATCATCGCCGTCCTGGCGCTGGTCTACTTTCTGCCGGGGGCGATCGATTGGCTGTTCATCTCCGCCGTTTGGACGGGCGTTGACCGGACCGCCTGCCTGACTGCCGATCAGGGCGGGGCGCTTCCGAGCGGCTGGAGCGGTGCCTGCTGGGCCTATGTCGGCGACCGCTTCGTGCAGTTCATGTTCGGCTCGTACCCGCGCGACCAACTCTGGCGCCCGCTGCTGGTTGCCGGTCTGTTCGTCGCCTTGCTCATCCCCCTGCTGATGCCAAGGGCACCGCGCAAGGGGCTGAACGCGCTTCTGCTGCTCGTCGCGCTTCCGATCCTCGCCTATGTGCTTCTCCTTGGTGGCCGGTTCGGCCTCAGCCACGTCGAGACCTCGCTCTGGGGAGGGCTGATGGTCACGCTGATTCTGTCCTTCGTCGGTATCATCATTTCGCTGCCGGCCGGTGTTCTGCTGGCGCTCGGTCGCCGCTCCCGGATGCCGATCGTAAGGACGGCGTGCATTAGTTTCATCGAGCTGATCCGAGGCGTGCCGCTGATCACGGTGCTGTTCATGGCGAGCGTGCTGCTGCCGCTGTTCCTGGAACCTGGTAACAATATCGACAAGTTCCTGCGTGCGCTGATCGGTGTATCGATCTTCGCCTCGGCCTACATGGCGGAAGTGATCCGCGGTGGCCTTCAAGCGATCCCCAAGGGACAGTATGAGGCCGCCGATGCGCTCGGCCTCAACTACTTCCACAAGATGACTTTTATCGTCCTGCCCCAGGCCATCAAGCTTGTCATCCCGGGCATCGTCAACACCTTCATCGGCATGTTCAAGGATACCTCGCTCGTCACGATCATCTCGATGTACGATCTGCTTGGAATCGTAAAGGCGAGTTTCGGCGACTCCGGCTGGATCACCCCCGTCACGCCGTTGACCGGATTGATTTTCGCCGGTTTCGTCTTCTGGCTTTTCTGTTTCGGCATGTCGCGCTATTCAGCATTCGTGGAGCGCCGGCTCGATACGAGCCACAAGAGATAA
- a CDS encoding amino acid ABC transporter ATP-binding protein, whose amino-acid sequence MASQAQLKKMTVSATDVAVEIVNMNKWYGDFHVLRDINLKVMRGERIVIAGPSGSGKSTMIRCINRLEEHQKGQIIVDGIELTNDLKKIDEVRREVGMVFQHFNLFPHLTILENCTLAPIWVRKMPKKEAEKVAMHYLERVKIPEQAHKYPGQLSGGQQQRVAIARSLCMKPKIMLFDEPTSALDPEMVKEVLDTMVSLAEEGMTMLCVTHEMGFARQVANRVIFMDQGQIVEQNDPHNFFDNPQHERTKLFLSQILH is encoded by the coding sequence ATGGCATCTCAAGCCCAACTCAAAAAAATGACGGTTTCCGCCACCGACGTGGCGGTTGAAATCGTCAACATGAACAAGTGGTACGGCGACTTCCACGTGCTCCGCGACATCAATCTGAAGGTGATGCGCGGCGAGCGGATCGTCATTGCAGGCCCGTCCGGTTCCGGCAAGTCCACAATGATCCGCTGCATCAACCGCCTGGAGGAACACCAGAAGGGGCAGATCATCGTCGACGGCATCGAGCTGACGAACGACCTGAAGAAGATCGACGAAGTCCGCCGTGAAGTCGGCATGGTTTTCCAGCACTTCAACCTCTTCCCGCATCTGACGATCTTGGAAAACTGCACGCTGGCGCCGATCTGGGTCCGCAAGATGCCAAAAAAGGAAGCCGAGAAGGTGGCCATGCACTACCTCGAGCGGGTAAAAATCCCCGAGCAGGCCCACAAGTATCCGGGCCAGCTTTCCGGCGGCCAACAGCAACGCGTGGCGATTGCACGTTCGCTCTGCATGAAGCCGAAGATCATGCTGTTCGACGAACCGACCTCGGCCCTCGACCCGGAAATGGTCAAGGAAGTGCTCGACACCATGGTTTCGCTCGCAGAGGAAGGTATGACGATGCTCTGCGTCACCCATGAAATGGGCTTCGCGCGCCAAGTCGCAAACCGCGTCATCTTCATGGACCAGGGCCAGATCGTCGAGCAGAACGACCCACACAACTTCTTCGACAATCCGCAGCATGAACGGACGAAGCTGTTCCTCAGCCAGATCCTGCACTGA
- a CDS encoding ETC complex I subunit codes for MSAKIYRPAKTAMQSGKAKTNLWVLEFDQERPRTIDPIMGYTSSGDMRQQVRLTFESRELAVAYAERNGLAYRVIEPHDATRKKVAYPDNFRFNRMQPWTH; via the coding sequence ATGAGCGCGAAGATCTATCGTCCCGCGAAGACCGCCATGCAGTCAGGCAAGGCGAAAACGAATCTTTGGGTCCTTGAGTTCGATCAGGAACGCCCCCGCACGATCGATCCGATCATGGGATACACTAGCTCCGGCGACATGCGCCAGCAGGTTCGGCTGACATTCGAATCGCGTGAACTCGCAGTGGCCTATGCCGAACGCAACGGCCTTGCCTATCGGGTCATCGAACCCCACGATGCGACCCGCAAGAAGGTCGCCTACCCCGACAATTTCCGTTTCAATCGCATGCAGCCTTGGACGCACTAA
- a CDS encoding ferredoxin--NADP reductase has product MNAPAKTEEFAATVPAGVYAETVTDVQHYTDRLFRFRMTRPDGFRFRSGEFAMIGLMVDGKPIYRAYSIASPSWDEELEFFSIKVPDGPLTSHLQKIKQGDQVLMRKKPTGTLVLDALTPGKRLYMFSTGTGIAPFASLIRDPETYEKFEEVILTHTCREVSELKYGFDLVEEIAKDELLSELVGGRLRHYATVTREPFAYQGRITDLISNGKMFADLGVPAFDPAVDRAMICGSAAMLKDTKALLEKAGLTEGANSKPGEFVIERAFVD; this is encoded by the coding sequence ATGAACGCGCCAGCCAAGACTGAAGAATTCGCCGCCACCGTTCCCGCGGGCGTCTATGCTGAGACGGTAACGGACGTGCAGCATTATACGGATCGGCTCTTCCGCTTCCGTATGACGCGTCCCGACGGTTTTCGCTTCCGCTCGGGCGAGTTCGCCATGATCGGCCTGATGGTGGACGGCAAGCCGATCTACCGTGCCTATTCAATCGCAAGCCCTTCTTGGGACGAGGAACTGGAGTTCTTCTCGATCAAGGTGCCGGATGGTCCGCTGACCTCGCACCTGCAGAAGATCAAGCAGGGCGACCAGGTGTTGATGCGCAAGAAGCCGACCGGCACGCTGGTTCTCGATGCGCTCACGCCGGGCAAGCGCCTCTACATGTTTTCGACCGGCACCGGTATTGCCCCGTTTGCAAGCTTGATCCGCGACCCCGAGACCTATGAAAAGTTCGAAGAGGTGATCCTCACCCACACCTGCCGCGAGGTGTCTGAGCTGAAGTACGGATTCGATCTGGTCGAAGAAATTGCTAAGGACGAGCTCCTCTCAGAACTTGTCGGTGGCAGGCTGCGCCATTACGCGACCGTCACCCGCGAACCCTTCGCCTATCAAGGCCGCATCACCGACCTCATCAGCAACGGCAAGATGTTCGCCGATCTGGGCGTTCCCGCCTTCGACCCGGCCGTCGATCGCGCGATGATCTGCGGTTCTGCGGCGATGCTGAAGGACACCAAGGCCTTGCTTGAGAAGGCCGGCCTCACGGAAGGCGCCAACAGCAAACCGGGCGAGTTCGTCATCGAGCGCGCTTTCGTCGACTGA
- a CDS encoding DUF934 domain-containing protein codes for MTKIWKETGFVTDDPWVIETDETKAGSNEKAIIAIEDFLARVAGCSEDSLGVLIKPADDVRRLIQYLGRIALVAVAFPAFNDGRAFSHASLLRSRLGFKGEVRAVGDVLIDQIPLMLRCGIDSFAVSNATALKRLGESRLPGIANHYQPTARPSADTKSYSWRRVS; via the coding sequence ATGACGAAAATCTGGAAGGAAACCGGCTTCGTGACGGATGACCCGTGGGTCATCGAGACCGATGAGACCAAGGCAGGGTCGAACGAGAAGGCGATCATCGCGATCGAAGATTTTCTCGCCCGCGTCGCTGGATGCAGTGAAGACAGCCTCGGTGTGCTGATCAAGCCGGCCGACGACGTGCGCCGGCTCATCCAGTATCTGGGCCGCATTGCACTCGTCGCAGTGGCGTTTCCGGCGTTCAACGATGGCCGGGCATTTAGCCATGCATCGCTTTTGCGATCGCGGCTGGGTTTCAAAGGCGAGGTGAGGGCGGTCGGGGACGTGCTTATCGACCAGATCCCGCTGATGCTTCGCTGCGGCATCGACAGCTTCGCCGTTTCCAACGCTACCGCGCTGAAGCGGCTTGGGGAAAGCCGGTTGCCCGGCATTGCCAACCACTATCAGCCGACGGCCAGGCCATCGGCTGATACGAAATCTTATAGCTGGCGCCGTGTGAGCTGA